A DNA window from Calliphora vicina chromosome 1, idCalVici1.1, whole genome shotgun sequence contains the following coding sequences:
- the LOC135952177 gene encoding protein D3-like codes for MKFLILLQILFIAVTVFAEDSEITKAMKRHEVIPDLLDEGPQELLKVSFDSGVMAEMGKELTPTQVQNPPIVEWSAEKGIFYTLLMTEVDAPSREDTSLKEWRHWLIVNIPEDNVSKGDLLNGYQGSGPSNGSGFHRYVYLLFKQPDKLTFDEKYSAANSIEGRPNFSTKNFSAKYGLGVPVAGNFYEAQYDEFSNVLLARLGLNL; via the exons aTGAAGTTCCTAATCTTACTACAAATATTATTCATTGCAGTAACAGTATTTGCTGAGGATTCTGAAATAACCAAGGCTATGAAAAGGCATGAAGTCATACCAGATCTTTTAGATGAGGGACCCCAGGAACTATTAAAG GTTTCCTTCGATAGCGGTGTTATGGCTGAAATGGGTAAAGAATTAACCCCCACCCAAGTGCAAAATCCCCCCATAGTAGAATGGTCAGCGGAAAAAGGCATATTTTATACACTTCTCATGACGGAAGTGGATGCTCCATCGCGTGAGGATACTTCGCTAAAGGAATGGCGCCATTGGTTAATTGTCAATATACCAGAAGATAATGTTAGCAAAGGAGATTTACTAAATGGTTATCAAGGTTCGGGCCCCAGTAATGGTTCGGGATTTCATCGTTATGTTTATTTACTGTTCAAACAGCCAGATAAGCTgacttttgatgaaaaatattcTGCTGCCAATAGTATTGAGGGAAGACCTAATTTCTCCACAAAAAACTTTTCCGCAAAATATGGCTTGGGTGTTCCAGTGGCAGGAAATTTTTATGAAGCACAATACGATGAGTTTTCGAATGTTCTATTGGCTAGATTGGGTTTGAATCTGTAG
- the LOC135963604 gene encoding protein D3-like translates to MAKQLVVVFICFLAYFQLGQKVAAENEVEKVFKDNEIIPDVIQEAPKEFLKVSYDNGLEVDKGNELTPTQVKLQPKVEWLAQSDKYYTLIMTDPDAPSRANPKVREFRHWLVANIPGNKIDQGEVVAAYVGSGPPKDTGLHRYIFLLYKQAGKINIDEPLVANNSRRNRPNFKAAKFAEKYNLGAPLAGNFYQAQYDDYVPILHAQLSEDN, encoded by the exons ATGGCTAAACAGTTGGTTGTAGTATTTATCTGTTTCTTGGCCTATTTCCAGTTGGGCCAAAAAGTAGCGGCCGAAAATGAAgtggaaaaagtttttaaggaCAATGAAATAATACCCGATGTAATACAAGAAGCTCCCAAGGAATTTTTAAAG GTGTCATATGACAACGGTTTGGAAGTTGACAAAGGCAATGAATTGACACCAACACAGGTAAAGCTACAACCCAAAGTAGAATGGCTGGCTCAATCTGATAAATACTACACCCTTATAATGACCGACCCTGATGCTCCCAGTCGTGCTAATCCCAAAGTTAGAGAATTCCGTCACTGGTTGGTGGCCAATATACCAGGCAATAAAATTGATCAAGGCGAGGTAGTAGCGGCCTACGTGGGTTCAGGACCACCCAAAGACACTGGTCTTCAtcgctatatttttttgttgtataagcAAGCAGGCAAAATTAACATTGATGAGCCTCTGGTGGCCAATAATTCACGCCGTAATAGACCCAACTTTAAGGCAGCTAAATTTGCTGAAAAATACAATTTGGGTGCTCCCCTGGCTGGTAATTTCTATCAGGCTCAGTACGATGATTATGTACCCATCTTGCATGCCCAATTATCTGAGGACAATTAA
- the SmD2 gene encoding probable small nuclear ribonucleoprotein Sm D2 — MALVKPKSELTPEELARQEEEEFNTGPLSVLTQSVKNNTQVLINCRNNKKLLGRVKAFDRHCNMVLENVKEMWTEIPRTGKGKKKVKPVNKDRFISKMFLRGDSVILVLRNPLATAAGK; from the exons AT GGCTCTCGTGAAACCCAAATCTGAATTGACTCCCGAAGAGTTGGCTCGCCAAGAAGAGGAAGAGTTCAACACGGGACCTTTATCAGTGCTCACCCAGTCAGTAAAAAACAATACTCAGGTCTTAATTAACTGCCGCAACAATAAAAAACTGTTGGGCAGAGTAAAAGCCTTCGATCGCCATTGTAATATGGTATTGGAGAATGTCAAAGAAATGTGGACGGAAATACCACGTACGGGAAAGGGCAAAAAGAAGGTGAAACCTGTGAACAAAGAtcgtttcatatcaaaaatgtTCCTACGGGGAGATTCAGTTATACTGGTATTAAGAAATCCCTTGGCCACAGCTGCCGGAAAGTAA
- the LOC135955678 gene encoding tRNA:m(4)X modification enzyme TRM13 homolog — protein sequence MSDEEQPAKKSKMTTKSSAIAPQQEEATASPAIKTCAHFVKRKKRFCKMSVAKGKEYCGEHEPAVTADANEESAVFSDRIPCPLDGKHTIYKKNLRKHLKICNARHTNDQPQYIQKNINAGSDNEERIQEDLKNIKLNELEDEEFFGVIDKVKKLYQKYVENKIAKLECHHKCMDEELAKEEYGKESLKHLVQAAALLGILEKEQKIENSTSFVEYGAGKGQLAFYLAKLLESKQNSQVVLVDRMSLRHKKDNKIEDRSLVQRIRADIADFCIDKLNTLKNYQHCVAVSKHLCGGATDLTLRCITQAKEKFTDFIMIALCCHHRCDWRSFVGKEFFKEHQISQREFVIITKMVSWAICGTGMSRERRKALENQELTPQEIAEINANQRVSLAERETIGFMCKRLLDYARLGYLRQHDYEADLHYYVTREVTLENVVLLARRKVKS from the coding sequence ATGTCTGACGAAGAGCAACCAgcgaaaaaatctaaaatgacAACGAAATCATCAGCGATAGCCCCTCAACAAGAAGAGGCAACTGCATCGCCGGCAATTAAAACATGTGCCCACTTTGTCAAGCGCAAAAAACGCTTTTGCAAGATGTCCGTGGCCAAGGGTAAAGAGTATTGTGGCGAACATGAACCCGCTGTAACAGCTGATGCGAATGAGGAATCTGCTGTGTTTAGTGATCGTATTCCTTGTCCTTTGGATGGCAAgcatacaatttataaaaagaatttaagaaaacatttgaaaatttgtaatgcTCGTCACACAAATGACCAGCCTCAGTATATACAAAAGAACATTAATGCCGGCAGTGATAACGAGGAGCGAATACaagaagatttaaaaaatattaaactcaaCGAATTGGAAGATGAGGAATTTTTTGGAGTTATTGACAAAGTTAAGAAATTATACCAGAAATATGTTGAAAATAAGATAGCGAAATTAGAATGTCATCATAAATGCATGGATGAAGAGTTGGCCAAGGAGGAGTATGGCAAAGAATCGCTCAAACATTTAGTGCAAGCAGCCGCTTTATTGGGTATTCTGGAAAAAGAACAGAAAATAGAAAACTCCACCAGTTTTGTTGAGTATGGAGCCGGTAAAGGCCAACTAGCTTTTTATTTGGCTAAATTATTGGAATCCAAGCAAAATTCTCAAGTGGTCTTGGTTGATCGCATGTCTTTGCGCCACAAAAAAGACAATAAAATAGAAGACCGCTCCTTAGTGCAACGTATAAGAGCGGATATAGCCGATTTTTGTATAGACAAATTAAACACTCTAAAAAATTACCAACATTGTGTGGCTGTCTCCAAACATTTATGCGGAGGAGCTACAGATTTAACATTGCGATGTATTACCCAGGCCAAAGAGAAATTTACGGACTTTATAATGATTGCCTTGTGCTGCCATCATCGCTGTGACTGGCGCTCATTTGTGGGCAAGGAATTCTTTAAGGAACATCAAATTTCTCAGCgtgaatttgttattattactaaaaTGGTTAGTTGGGCCATTTGTGGTACAGGCATGAGCCGAGAAAGACGTAAGGCCTTAGAGAATCAGGAACTTACACCACAAGAGATTGCGGAAATCAATGCAAATCAACGTGTATCCTTGGCCGAGCGTGAAACTATAGGTTTTATGTGTAAACGACTATTGGACTATGCTCGTTTGGGTTATTTAAGACAACATGATTATGAGGCTGATTTGCATTATTATGTGACCAGAGAGGTTACATTGGAAAATGTAGTATTACTGGCGAGAAGAAAAGTAAAGTCGTGA